TTGTTCCTTGCTGCGGGCATCGTATTTATTTTCCTGCGGAATCGTTCCGTGATCACTTTCACATCTTGAAAAACTTCATGACACACCTCTATCCAGACACCGTGCATCCGGTTCGGGCAAAAGAACGCTATATTATTCTCGATAGTTTGAGAGGCCTGGCTCTCTTCGGAATCTGCTTGGCGAACTTCCCCGAATTTTCTCTCTACACGTTTTTAAAAAGCGATGTGACTGCAGCAATGCCTACCGCCGGTATTGACCGGATCATCCGCTATATTCAATACATTCTGATAGACGGGAAATTCTATACGATGTTTTCCGTGTTGTTCGGAATAGGTTTTTCGATCATTATCGCAAACGCCATGCGTAGACATGCAAACGGGCTCCGCGTTTTTTATCGCAGGATGGGAATTCTCCTGATCATCGGTTTTTTGCATTTAATGTTTATCTGGAGCGGAGATATTCTGATGCTCTATGCTTTGCTCGGCCTGCTACTGCCTCTGTTCCGGAATGTTTCGAACAGGACTTTGCTCATCCTGTCGGGGATTCTGTTGATTTTTCCCGTCGGAGCGGATGTGGCGCGAGAAATCACCGGCTTGGTGCCGTCCGCTCCTGTCGTCCGGATGCAGCAGCATTTCTGTACGGAATTCGGCATTACAGATGACAACTTCGCTTTCTGGCTGAGGGACGCCGGCAATTACGCGGACGTCTTCAAATTTCTCGTTCAGGGAGCTTTTGTCAGAATGCAGGAGTTTATCGACGGCAATCGCTTCTTTAAAGTAATGGGGTTGTTCCTGCTCGGTTTTTACATGGGCAGGAATCGTCTGTATGCCAATCTGGATGATAACAAGGAACTGTTGAAAAAAGTAGCCGTGTACGGGACCCTCATCGGTCTTCCTGCTGCCGTATTCTATGCCTGGAGTTCGTTGAACGGGCATCCTTGGGGACTGGTCCCTCATTCGATCCTCTATACGTTCGGTGTCTTTCCTCTGGGATTGACCTACATGTCGGTTCTCTGTCTGTTATATCTTCGCCACAGGGAAAGCCGTTTTTTTGGAATACTCGCAGCTCCGGGGCAAATGGCTTTGAGCAATTATATAGGACAGTCCGTATTGGGCATGATAATTTTCTATGGGATCGGGTTCGGGCTCGGAGCGGATACCGGACTCGCCTGCGTCATGTTGATAGCTGCCGGCGTATATCTGGTTGAAACCGCCCTAAGCCGCATCTGGTTGCGCTATTGCCTGTTCGGTCCTCTGGAATGGATATGGCGCATGCTGACTTATTGTAAACGGCTCCCGCTTTTTAAATGAACGAAGATGAAAAAAACATTTTTCCTTGGTAAAACTTTCAGAACGGTTTTTTGTTCTCTTGTCCTGGCCTTTCTTGCTTTCCCGGTATGGAGCCGGGTCGGAGAAAGTACCGGTATCTCCGGAATAAGTCTCCTTCATGGAAGTGGCGATAAAACAACGAAACATCAACGGCAAAAGAACGAGTCCATGAGTAACGCGATTGAAATCATAGTCGGAACATCAACCTTTACGGCTACGCTTGCGGACAACGTAACCGCCAGCGCGTTCAAGACACTGCTTCCTCTGTCAGTGATAATGGATGACGTCAACGGAAATGAAAAATATTGCCGGATCCTCAAATCTTTGCCTGTTGAACTCGTCAATCCTAAGGCCATTCATTCTGGTGACTTGATGTTATGGAGAACTGATGGATTGGTTCTTTTCTACAAGGCTTTTGCCACATCATACTCCTATGCACGGCTTGGACGCATCGACAACGCCTCCGGCCTTGCCGCGGCTCTCGGTTCCGGGAGTGCGACTGTCACTTTTAAACTGAAATAGACATTGACGGAATCACTCCGATGCCGTCATCCCACGACCATCACAGAATAAACAGCATGAAATAC
This is a stretch of genomic DNA from Akkermansia sp. N21116. It encodes these proteins:
- a CDS encoding DUF418 domain-containing protein; translated protein: MTHLYPDTVHPVRAKERYIILDSLRGLALFGICLANFPEFSLYTFLKSDVTAAMPTAGIDRIIRYIQYILIDGKFYTMFSVLFGIGFSIIIANAMRRHANGLRVFYRRMGILLIIGFLHLMFIWSGDILMLYALLGLLLPLFRNVSNRTLLILSGILLIFPVGADVAREITGLVPSAPVVRMQQHFCTEFGITDDNFAFWLRDAGNYADVFKFLVQGAFVRMQEFIDGNRFFKVMGLFLLGFYMGRNRLYANLDDNKELLKKVAVYGTLIGLPAAVFYAWSSLNGHPWGLVPHSILYTFGVFPLGLTYMSVLCLLYLRHRESRFFGILAAPGQMALSNYIGQSVLGMIIFYGIGFGLGADTGLACVMLIAAGVYLVETALSRIWLRYCLFGPLEWIWRMLTYCKRLPLFK
- a CDS encoding cyclophilin-like fold protein; the protein is MSNAIEIIVGTSTFTATLADNVTASAFKTLLPLSVIMDDVNGNEKYCRILKSLPVELVNPKAIHSGDLMLWRTDGLVLFYKAFATSYSYARLGRIDNASGLAAALGSGSATVTFKLK